In one window of Desulfovibrio sp. UCD-KL4C DNA:
- a CDS encoding bacteriohemerythrin — protein MSLILTLLIWFTLPIITTLAGLIATSMLAPTTWIILVFIAASITAIGFFITIKPELVVPEKLLKILEEHVVSTAQTTTKAGESAAEIITSLQSELVSFHDKYKEQEMDLNKLKSKIELQNNSVFENDQLMKSIQGKAKNAQTVSTELFPEIEGLSEYISNVYNAVESQKTQISSAAAALEQMSASVSEVARNASLAADGSDESKNSALIGANEVKAAMTLFMEIKKKSGTLMQSMETLGKQADNIGEVMTIITDIADQTNLLALNAAIEAARAGDAGRGFAVVADEVRKLAEKTMSATQNVGDAVYKIQNNAKNNIQEVSAISKDISESTDAVTRSQKHTAALVKIVDEMNVQICSIATASEQQSSTSLDINETVTNIADFASQTSDKMSASSDNIYKIDVMFKELDSIIQTISTSGIESNEISRKIEWSDDFSVGVRELDQHHKDLIILVDKFSVAIESGEKDMIIQKVADELFAYTQKHFKYEEELFDKHGYSDSQHHKKLHKNFIAEVVSFKNEVEEGNGRTAHDLIRFLKDWVIKHILVVDAKYKDYMKENGYK, from the coding sequence ATGTCTTTAATTTTGACACTATTAATATGGTTTACCTTGCCAATAATAACAACCTTAGCAGGGTTAATCGCCACAAGCATGCTTGCCCCAACCACGTGGATAATTTTAGTTTTCATTGCCGCTTCCATAACAGCAATAGGATTTTTCATAACTATTAAACCGGAACTGGTGGTCCCGGAAAAACTTTTAAAAATTCTAGAAGAGCATGTTGTTTCAACTGCACAAACCACGACAAAAGCAGGAGAATCTGCAGCTGAAATCATTACAAGTCTTCAGTCAGAACTGGTTAGCTTCCACGACAAGTATAAAGAACAGGAAATGGATCTAAATAAGCTTAAATCAAAGATTGAACTGCAAAACAACTCTGTGTTCGAAAATGATCAATTAATGAAGTCAATTCAAGGTAAAGCCAAAAATGCCCAAACAGTTTCCACCGAATTATTCCCAGAAATTGAAGGACTTTCAGAGTACATTTCAAATGTTTATAATGCGGTAGAAAGCCAGAAAACACAGATATCATCAGCTGCCGCGGCATTGGAGCAAATGAGTGCAAGTGTCTCAGAAGTAGCCCGTAATGCATCGCTAGCGGCAGATGGATCTGATGAATCAAAAAACAGCGCTCTGATCGGTGCTAACGAAGTAAAAGCTGCTATGACTTTGTTTATGGAAATTAAAAAAAAATCTGGGACACTAATGCAAAGCATGGAAACGCTTGGAAAACAAGCTGACAATATCGGAGAAGTAATGACAATAATCACCGATATTGCCGACCAGACCAATCTTTTAGCACTTAATGCTGCAATAGAAGCCGCCCGTGCAGGTGATGCGGGACGTGGGTTTGCCGTAGTTGCAGATGAGGTCCGCAAACTTGCAGAGAAAACAATGTCTGCAACCCAGAATGTAGGTGATGCCGTTTACAAAATTCAAAATAATGCGAAAAATAATATTCAAGAGGTTTCGGCTATATCCAAGGACATCTCAGAATCCACTGATGCAGTTACAAGATCTCAAAAACATACTGCTGCACTTGTCAAAATTGTCGATGAAATGAATGTCCAAATATGTTCCATAGCAACAGCTAGTGAACAACAATCATCAACCTCTTTAGATATCAATGAGACAGTGACAAATATCGCTGATTTTGCCTCTCAAACATCTGATAAGATGTCCGCCTCTTCTGATAATATTTATAAGATAGACGTTATGTTCAAGGAACTTGATTCAATTATACAGACAATTTCAACGAGTGGTATAGAGTCCAACGAAATCAGCAGAAAAATTGAATGGTCTGATGATTTTTCAGTAGGAGTCCGTGAGTTGGACCAGCACCATAAGGATTTAATCATACTCGTAGATAAATTTAGTGTGGCCATTGAATCAGGAGAGAAAGATATGATCATTCAAAAAGTTGCCGATGAACTTTTTGCCTATACGCAAAAGCATTTTAAATACGAAGAAGAACTGTTTGATAAACATGGATATTCAGACTCACAGCACCACAAAAAACTGCATAAAAACTTTATCGCTGAGGTTGTAAGTTTTAAAAATGAAGTAGAGGAAGGCAACGGCAGAACAGCCCATGACCTAATCCGATTCCTTAAGGACTGGGTAATAAAACATATTCTTGTTGTTGATGCTAAGTACAAAGATTACATGAAAGAAAATGGTTACAAATAA
- a CDS encoding hemerythrin domain-containing protein, with protein sequence MSNLWKQDYLLDIDTIDEQHKHFFEMTAQIIRLAEKLRDDNSVEKIIQAVGALRTYAFLHFKTEE encoded by the coding sequence ATGAGTAATCTATGGAAGCAGGATTATTTACTAGATATTGATACTATTGATGAGCAACATAAACATTTTTTTGAAATGACTGCGCAAATAATCCGACTTGCGGAAAAATTGCGTGATGACAATTCTGTTGAGAAAATTATTCAAGCCGTGGGAGCCTTGCGGACATATGCTTTTTTGCACTTTAAAACGGAAGAATAA
- a CDS encoding YciI family protein: MYILSLNYVKPVSEIEKFIDEHIKYLKKYYKAGVFVMSGRKVPRTGGVILAKGLSLEELDSVIHEDPFHINGVAEYTVTEFIPTMTMDEISVLKETLTD, encoded by the coding sequence ATGTACATTTTAAGCTTAAACTACGTAAAACCTGTGAGTGAAATAGAAAAATTCATTGACGAGCATATCAAATATTTAAAAAAATATTATAAAGCAGGTGTTTTCGTTATGTCAGGCAGGAAGGTTCCACGCACTGGTGGAGTCATTTTAGCAAAAGGTCTTTCACTTGAAGAACTGGATTCCGTTATCCATGAAGATCCTTTTCACATAAACGGAGTAGCAGAATATACTGTAACCGAGTTTATCCCGACCATGACTATGGATGAAATATCTGTTCTAAAAGAGACACTGACTGATTAG
- a CDS encoding STAS domain-containing protein, translating to MNLSKERAGTYLIIEIKESRLDSSNFILLKSSLDKIIKQGENRLIINLSQVGFMDSSGIAGLLPSVRTLAGTGRILLVGLTKTVKQLFNLGKLDRIFDIYPSVEDALNS from the coding sequence ATGAATTTATCTAAGGAAAGAGCTGGAACTTATTTAATTATTGAGATTAAAGAATCACGTCTAGATTCTTCAAATTTTATTCTTCTTAAATCTTCACTTGATAAGATTATAAAGCAGGGTGAAAATAGATTAATAATAAATTTGTCACAAGTAGGTTTTATGGATTCAAGTGGAATTGCCGGACTTCTTCCCAGTGTGCGGACACTTGCCGGAACTGGACGAATCCTTTTGGTCGGACTAACTAAAACTGTTAAGCAGCTTTTTAATCTCGGCAAGTTAGATAGAATTTTTGATATTTATCCTTCAGTTGAAGACGCATTGAATAGTTGA
- a CDS encoding YajQ family cyclic di-GMP-binding protein — protein sequence MPSFDIVSEVDLQEVDNAVNNVIKEIDTRYDFRGVPTELSFNKKDKVINLVTGDDMKVKAVKDMLITHFTRRKVDSRVIDYGEVEPTSKGQLKQVVKLKEGIDKDTAKKLVKMIKASKIKVQAAIQDEQVRVTGKKIDDLQEVMGLVRECDLEMPFQFVNMKS from the coding sequence ATGCCGTCTTTTGATATTGTTAGTGAAGTTGATTTGCAGGAAGTTGATAATGCCGTAAATAATGTGATCAAAGAAATTGATACCCGCTATGATTTTCGCGGAGTACCAACAGAACTTTCTTTTAATAAAAAAGATAAAGTTATCAATCTCGTAACCGGCGATGATATGAAAGTTAAAGCCGTAAAAGATATGCTCATCACCCATTTTACTAGGCGTAAAGTTGATTCCAGAGTTATTGATTATGGTGAAGTTGAACCTACTTCGAAAGGACAGCTCAAACAGGTAGTTAAGCTTAAAGAAGGTATTGATAAGGATACAGCCAAGAAGTTGGTAAAAATGATTAAAGCCAGTAAGATTAAAGTTCAGGCTGCTATTCAGGATGAGCAGGTCCGTGTGACAGGAAAGAAAATTGATGATCTACAGGAAGTTATGGGGTTAGTCAGAGAATGTGATTTGGAGATGCCTTTTCAGTTTGTGAACATGAAAAGCTAG
- a CDS encoding PEP/pyruvate-binding domain-containing protein, which produces MKFNKIFNHWTYETFPPGRLLRRRYNSFKMLMDLEEECLHIISRIEDIGFGLSEVDWANVEKLSIDLGNKVHWMLEQLQSMNPIRFMDLMDYYNKINFYVRMAVTVPDPDISMPFTLDLSKSAKYAAHAGANAVNLSRIISETDINTLNGMVISSGVYNYFIEANDLRVHIDHILESVTSLDPEQLKNTSEALISVFMKAQMPDVITNELEIAALETAKGGNLLTLSASVTPEEENCILPENNTIIHNVSPQDIVSAWKKAVLCKFYPESIKARIKLGYSNRETPVAVIIQPQIKTQDTGSIETLHTPETELPPADQETGCSAVLSDNDSAPFIFSRREKQRRLSNPERQSLSLHSAKTINASGGEIEKILGAPQKCRWITDLRNRVFITATEPYPNKGVRAIDRMKRTLQYIANLKISAQNTEMFLPEKSKSMYDLVRFANEKAVSEMFSLISKEGLGLDGSKHLTARQPISLTVLNLEEGLFTTAAGKMEISPDDIKSVPMWALWFGLGAKRPGWSEENSVEGYAILSKTYLNIKLKSEKDLSEIDTVCDQDSSKNHIHFRFKGGEGSAEERIARIEFIKRILMPAGFEIQNQGDLIEAVHKESTEAEIQKKLATIGHIIAHIAISKPVALNKQQAANEAAVFISNLN; this is translated from the coding sequence ATGAAATTTAATAAAATTTTTAATCATTGGACTTATGAAACTTTCCCTCCAGGCAGACTTCTTAGAAGAAGATATAATTCATTTAAAATGCTTATGGACCTTGAAGAAGAATGTCTGCACATAATCTCACGTATTGAAGACATAGGATTTGGCCTTAGCGAAGTGGATTGGGCAAATGTCGAAAAATTATCCATCGACCTTGGTAACAAGGTACATTGGATGCTTGAACAGCTGCAATCTATGAATCCAATACGTTTCATGGATTTAATGGATTATTATAACAAAATAAATTTCTATGTGCGTATGGCTGTAACCGTACCGGACCCTGATATTTCAATGCCTTTTACGCTTGATCTATCAAAATCTGCAAAATACGCCGCGCATGCAGGTGCAAATGCAGTGAACCTTTCCCGTATAATTTCTGAGACAGACATCAATACCTTGAATGGTATGGTTATAAGCTCCGGTGTTTACAATTACTTCATCGAAGCTAATGATTTAAGAGTTCATATTGATCATATTTTAGAATCAGTAACTTCTCTTGACCCTGAACAGTTAAAAAATACTTCCGAAGCTCTGATTTCAGTTTTTATGAAAGCGCAAATGCCGGATGTAATCACTAATGAACTTGAAATTGCGGCACTTGAAACAGCCAAGGGCGGTAATTTGCTGACACTTTCAGCTAGTGTTACACCAGAAGAAGAAAACTGCATACTTCCTGAAAACAACACAATAATTCATAATGTCAGCCCGCAAGATATTGTAAGTGCATGGAAGAAAGCTGTACTCTGCAAATTTTACCCTGAATCCATAAAAGCACGTATCAAACTTGGCTACTCAAATAGAGAAACTCCTGTTGCGGTCATCATTCAGCCGCAAATAAAAACACAGGACACAGGTTCAATTGAAACCCTGCACACACCTGAAACAGAACTTCCACCAGCAGATCAAGAAACCGGATGTTCGGCAGTTTTAAGTGACAATGACTCAGCCCCGTTTATCTTTTCAAGGCGGGAAAAACAGCGCAGACTTTCAAATCCTGAAAGGCAGTCTTTGTCACTCCACTCTGCTAAAACAATAAATGCAAGTGGCGGTGAAATTGAAAAAATACTGGGTGCTCCTCAAAAATGCCGATGGATTACAGACCTCCGCAACCGCGTATTCATAACCGCGACAGAACCTTATCCAAACAAAGGAGTAAGAGCTATAGACCGCATGAAAAGGACTTTGCAATATATTGCAAACCTAAAAATTTCTGCTCAAAATACGGAAATGTTTTTACCTGAAAAGAGTAAATCCATGTATGACCTTGTACGCTTTGCTAATGAAAAAGCAGTTTCAGAAATGTTTTCTCTAATCAGCAAAGAAGGTCTCGGCTTAGACGGATCAAAACATCTAACGGCCCGCCAGCCTATATCGCTGACTGTGTTGAATCTTGAAGAAGGTCTTTTCACTACAGCTGCGGGGAAAATGGAAATATCTCCCGACGACATTAAATCAGTTCCCATGTGGGCTCTATGGTTCGGACTTGGAGCAAAACGTCCCGGATGGTCTGAAGAAAACTCTGTTGAAGGTTATGCTATCCTCTCAAAAACATATCTGAATATTAAACTAAAATCTGAAAAAGATTTATCTGAAATTGATACTGTATGTGATCAGGATTCCAGCAAAAACCATATCCATTTCAGATTTAAAGGAGGAGAAGGCTCGGCCGAAGAACGCATAGCAAGAATTGAATTCATAAAGCGAATTTTAATGCCAGCAGGTTTCGAAATACAAAATCAGGGTGATTTGATTGAAGCCGTGCATAAAGAATCTACTGAAGCTGAAATTCAGAAAAAACTGGCAACAATCGGCCACATAATTGCCCATATAGCTATCAGCAAACCTGTTGCGCTAAATAAGCAACAAGCCGCAAACGAAGCTGCTGTATTTATTTCCAACTTAAATTAA